AAGCTCATCATCACGATGGAGGAGGTCCTCCACGACTCGTCGCACGAACTGGGCGTCGATCCCGGCCTGATCAAGGACGGCGTGGAAGCACACCTGCAGGAACTGCTCGCGGACCGCATCGAGATCCTCGGCGAGGGCTACACCCTCATCCGCCGCGAGTACATGACGGCCATCGGCCCGGTCGACATCCTGTGCCGGGACGCCGAAGGGCAGACCGTCGCGGTGGAGATCAAGCGGCGCGGCGAGATCGACGGGGTCGAGCAACTCACCCGCTACCTCGAGCTGTTGAACCGCGACCCGCATCTCGCCCCGGTCCGCGGCGTCTTCGCCGCCCAGGAGATCAAGCCGCAGGCCCGCGTCCTCGCCACGGACCGCGGCATCGGCTGCACGGTCCTCGACTACAACGCCATGCGCGGCATCGAGGACGACAAGCTGCGGCTGTTCTGACGTCCACCACGACGTCCACCACGCCGTCCGCGCGGCGTCTTTGTACGGCGTCCGCACGACGACAGGGCCGGGTTCCCGAAGGGGAATCCGGCCCTGTCGTGTGCCCGGGGCCGTGCCCCTTCGGCTCAGATCACCTCGTCCGGCGAGGTCGCCGCCGAGCCGGAGGGACCGGAGAGCCCGGAGGAGCTCATCGTGCCGCCGACGGGCGCGGAGGACATGGAGTTGCCGCCCGACGCCGACGTGTCGCCGCTGGGGGACGGGCCGGTCGTGTCCGAAGCGGACGGCGACGGCGACTGCGAGCCGCTCCCGCCGGTGGAGGACGCGGAGGCCGAGGGCGAAGGCGACCCGGACCGGCTCGGGCTGGACGACGGCCGACCGCTCGGCCTCGGCGTACCGGAGGGCTTCCCGTCCCCCGGATCCCGCGAACCGCTCGCCGACGCCGACGGTTGTGCCGTCCCCGTGGGCGTCGGGTCGTCCGAGGTGCCCATGGTCCCGTCCGGGCCCGGGTCGGTCGGCTTGCTGGTCGCCTCGCCCGTGTCGGTGGAGCCGTCGCCGCCCGGGGTGTCCGCGCCGACCTCGCCGTCGTCGACGCCGACGGAGGCGGACGGGTTGACGCCGACCCGGTCGGAGGGGTTGTCGGCGTCCTTGTGGGAGGTCGCCCCGAGCGTGACCACCGTGCCGAGGACGGCGACGAGCAGCGCGCCGGCGCCGACCCCGACCAGGTTGCGCCTGGCCAGGCTCCGCAGGCCGCCGCGGCTGTGACGGATCGGCTTGGCGGGCGGTTCGCGGCGGGCGACGAGGGTCTCGGCCTCCGGCGGGAAGGTCGGGAGCGCCGCCTGGATGCCGCGCGGCG
The window above is part of the Streptomyces sp. NBC_00425 genome. Proteins encoded here:
- the nucS gene encoding endonuclease NucS → MRLVIARCSVDYAGRLTAHLPSAPRLILVKADGSVSIHADDRAYKPLNWMSPPCTLKEEAGDSDGVPGVWTVVNKGGEKLIITMEEVLHDSSHELGVDPGLIKDGVEAHLQELLADRIEILGEGYTLIRREYMTAIGPVDILCRDAEGQTVAVEIKRRGEIDGVEQLTRYLELLNRDPHLAPVRGVFAAQEIKPQARVLATDRGIGCTVLDYNAMRGIEDDKLRLF